From a single Verrucomicrobiota bacterium genomic region:
- a CDS encoding ORF6N domain-containing protein, whose product MADEKALVPLERVESRILVIRGQKVIVDSDLAELYEVTTTRLNEQLRRNMDRFPPDFAFQLTQKEFRNLMSQSATSSRWGGRRKLPYAFTEHGAIMAASVLNSARAVEVSIFVVRAFVRLREVIASHKELARKLEELERKLATHDEQILMLLGAIRQLATPPKPGKRGRSGFAPRDEEGRAKP is encoded by the coding sequence ATGGCTGACGAGAAAGCGCTGGTTCCGCTCGAGCGCGTGGAGAGCCGCATCCTGGTGATCCGCGGGCAGAAGGTGATCGTCGACAGCGATCTGGCGGAGCTATACGAGGTGACGACAACGCGCCTCAATGAGCAGCTTCGCAGGAATATGGATCGTTTCCCTCCGGATTTCGCTTTCCAGCTGACACAGAAGGAGTTCCGGAACTTGATGTCGCAATCTGCGACATCAAGTCGGTGGGGTGGACGCCGCAAGCTGCCTTACGCCTTCACCGAGCACGGCGCGATCATGGCGGCGAGCGTGCTGAACTCGGCACGGGCGGTCGAGGTGAGCATCTTCGTCGTGCGGGCGTTCGTGCGGCTGCGCGAGGTGATCGCGTCCCACAAGGAGCTTGCCCGCAAGCTGGAAGAGCTCGAACGCAAGCTCGCCACGCACGACGAGCAGATCCTCATGCTCCTCGGTGCCATCCGCCAACTCGCAACGCCGCCAAAGCCGGGGAAGCGCGGGCGGAGCGGGTTTGCGCCCCGTGACGAGGAAGGGCGGGCGAAGCCATGA
- a CDS encoding DegT/DnrJ/EryC1/StrS family aminotransferase: MSAKQQTPVKFFDLQAQFGTIRNEAMAAIHEVVESQQFILGPKVAELEARMADYCGCAHAVGVSSGTDALLVALMALGIGPGDEVITSTFSFFASAGSIYRLGAKPVFVDIDPETYNVDPAKVEAAITPRTKAIMPVHLFGQCADMTAVMEIASKRGIPVVEDAAQAIGAEQAGKRAGSFGAFGCFSFFPTKNLGAFGEGGMITTNDKELADRARMLRHHGDRGRYDHVLVGGNFRLQALQAAVLLVKLGHLDEWTVQRQTNASLYRKLLAEAGLVQSCDGAARTDVGRGPLAPPRLAAERDSSPKTGGARGPRPTSPDDTAVAGSRGAFVTLPAERPGRHTYNQFVIEVGRRDALCAFLNERGIGHSIYYPVPLHLQPCFSALGYKLGDFPLAERACSRVLALPIYPELPSGAAERVVEAIAEFLTS, from the coding sequence ATGAGCGCGAAGCAGCAGACGCCGGTGAAGTTCTTCGACCTTCAGGCGCAGTTCGGCACGATCCGGAATGAGGCGATGGCGGCCATCCACGAGGTGGTCGAGTCGCAGCAGTTCATCCTCGGACCGAAAGTGGCCGAGCTCGAGGCGCGGATGGCCGATTACTGCGGCTGCGCGCACGCGGTCGGCGTCTCGTCGGGCACCGACGCCTTGCTCGTGGCGCTCATGGCGCTCGGCATCGGGCCGGGCGACGAGGTGATCACTTCCACGTTCAGCTTCTTCGCGTCGGCCGGCTCGATCTACCGGCTCGGCGCGAAGCCGGTCTTCGTCGACATCGATCCCGAGACCTACAACGTCGATCCGGCCAAGGTCGAGGCCGCGATCACGCCGCGCACCAAGGCCATCATGCCTGTTCATCTCTTCGGCCAATGCGCCGATATGACGGCGGTGATGGAGATCGCTTCAAAGAGGGGCATCCCCGTCGTCGAGGACGCCGCTCAGGCCATCGGGGCTGAACAGGCCGGCAAGCGCGCCGGGAGCTTCGGTGCCTTCGGCTGCTTCTCGTTCTTTCCGACAAAGAACCTCGGCGCGTTCGGCGAGGGCGGGATGATCACGACGAACGACAAGGAACTCGCCGATCGCGCGCGCATGTTGCGCCACCACGGCGACCGCGGCCGTTACGACCACGTCCTCGTCGGCGGCAACTTCCGGCTCCAGGCGCTCCAAGCCGCCGTTCTGCTCGTCAAGCTCGGCCACCTCGACGAGTGGACCGTACAGCGACAGACGAACGCTTCCCTCTACCGCAAGCTCTTGGCGGAAGCCGGTCTTGTGCAGTCATGCGACGGGGCGGCGCGCACCGATGTAGGGCGGGGCCCCCTGGCCCCGCCGCGTCTGGCCGCGGAACGTGATTCGTCGCCGAAGACCGGCGGGGCCAGGGGGCCCCGTCCTACATCCCCGGACGACACGGCCGTTGCTGGTTCTCGGGGCGCGTTTGTCACGTTGCCCGCGGAGCGCCCCGGCCGCCACACGTACAACCAGTTTGTCATCGAAGTCGGCCGCCGCGACGCCCTGTGTGCCTTCCTCAACGAGCGTGGCATCGGCCACAGCATCTACTATCCGGTACCCCTCCACCTCCAGCCGTGTTTCTCGGCCCTCGGCTACAAGCTGGGCGACTTCCCGCTCGCCGAACGCGCCTGCTCGCGCGTCCTCGCGCTGCCCATTTACCCCGAGCTGCCGTCCGGCGCGGCCGAGCGCGTCGTCGAGGCCATCGCCGAGTTCCTCACCTCCTAG